A window from Nitrospira sp. ND1 encodes these proteins:
- a CDS encoding sigma-54 dependent transcriptional regulator gives MRVLLVEDHIDIRRLFEQVIEARGHDVTACADGESAWEAYSRRPYELVLLDWELRGGGMDGLQVCRTIRSSPGGDRCVIVMITGHDSPESLRTALQAGVNDYLVKPVGVEFLKLRLTIAEQWVESVRRRFAAEDQAQALQSQLADHGKFHDLIGRSPAMVVLYEEIQKVAAVDATVLIEGETGTGKELVARAIHLSSRRASHTFLAVNCAGFTDSILGSQLFGHKKGAFTGAIDNQEGVFEAAQGGTIFLDEIGDISPAVQTSLLRVLQEREVTRLGESKPRKVDVRVVVATHHNLAEDVEKGTFRRDLLYRIKVARLQLAPLRERLTDIPLLVHAFLGQFRSVMEKPVLQVSPEALQVLINHSWPGNVRELKSAVESALIHCKGTVVRVEDLPPEVRNPEPAATYVHFKRQDERTRMVGALQQTGGNRSEAARLLGMSRRTFYRRLAEYDVSALGDGGDAPLQ, from the coding sequence ATGCGTGTCTTGCTGGTGGAAGATCATATCGATATCCGGCGCCTGTTCGAACAGGTCATTGAGGCGCGTGGACATGACGTCACGGCCTGCGCGGACGGCGAGTCGGCCTGGGAGGCCTACAGTCGGCGACCCTATGAACTCGTGCTGCTCGATTGGGAGTTGCGGGGGGGCGGAATGGACGGCCTGCAGGTGTGCCGGACCATCCGATCGAGTCCCGGCGGGGACCGCTGTGTCATTGTCATGATCACCGGGCATGACTCCCCGGAATCCTTGCGTACGGCGCTCCAGGCAGGGGTCAACGACTATCTGGTGAAGCCCGTCGGTGTGGAGTTCTTGAAGCTGCGGTTGACGATCGCGGAGCAGTGGGTGGAGAGTGTGCGACGGCGCTTCGCGGCGGAAGATCAAGCGCAGGCCTTGCAGTCGCAGTTGGCCGATCACGGCAAGTTTCATGACTTGATCGGCCGGAGTCCCGCGATGGTGGTGCTCTACGAAGAGATCCAGAAGGTCGCCGCCGTCGATGCGACCGTGTTGATCGAAGGCGAAACCGGTACGGGAAAAGAATTGGTGGCCCGCGCAATTCATCTCTCCAGCCGCCGCGCGTCCCACACTTTTCTGGCCGTCAATTGCGCCGGGTTTACCGACTCGATTCTGGGCAGCCAGCTCTTCGGTCATAAGAAGGGGGCCTTCACGGGGGCGATCGATAATCAGGAAGGCGTGTTTGAGGCTGCGCAGGGGGGCACCATATTTCTGGATGAGATCGGCGATATTTCCCCCGCCGTGCAGACCAGCCTCCTGCGTGTGCTGCAGGAACGTGAAGTGACCCGGTTGGGAGAATCCAAGCCGCGCAAGGTGGATGTGCGGGTGGTGGTGGCGACACACCACAATCTCGCCGAAGATGTGGAAAAAGGCACGTTCAGACGGGACCTGTTGTATCGCATCAAGGTGGCTCGACTCCAACTCGCCCCGCTCCGGGAACGGCTCACCGACATTCCGTTACTGGTCCATGCCTTCCTCGGACAGTTCCGCTCCGTGATGGAGAAGCCTGTGTTACAGGTGAGTCCGGAAGCGCTGCAGGTCCTCATCAACCATTCGTGGCCCGGCAATGTGCGAGAACTCAAGAGTGCAGTGGAGTCGGCCCTGATTCATTGTAAGGGGACCGTGGTACGGGTGGAGGATCTTCCGCCGGAGGTCCGGAATCCGGAGCCGGCGGCGACCTATGTGCATTTTAAACGCCAGGATGAACGGACTCGCATGGTCGGGGCGCTGCAACAAACGGGCGGCAATCGCTCGGAAGCCGCACGGTTGTTAGGGATGAGCCGGCGAACCTTCTATCGCCGCCTGGCTGAATACGATGTGTCCGCACTGGGTGACGGAGGGGATGCTCCGCTTCAGTGA